The sequence CATCCGACGGATGCACGCGCACTATAAGAAGTTTACCGGCGTGTAAGAGCAATCTCGGGCCGTCCGCCGCGGCGGACGGCCCGTCTAGCTTTTAAGCCACCTCAAACCTTTCGGACTCCGGGGGCTTAGACCACAACGCCTCGGCGCCTTTCATGGCGGCGGCACGCTGTGGGCTGGCGCGCCAGCCTTCGTAGACCTCGTTGCTGGACCACGTCACCAGGGTGGTGATTTTGGAGGGGTCCTTGTGGGAAACGAGGGTGACTCGCGTGCCAAAGCCGGGCCATCTGCTTTGGGCTTTGCCGTTGCCTTCCAGGAGGCGCTTGGCCTCAGGAATTTTGTCGGCCTTGGCCCAGTGGTGAGTTAAGACTCCAATCATGGTGTCACCTCGTAAGTAAGAATATGGCGCCGCCGGCCATCAAGATACCCATCACCTTAGTCGCCGAGGCGTGTTCACCCAAGAAGAGGAAACCAAGGACCGCGGCCACGGCCATGTTCATGGCGTAGATGGGCACCACCTGGGAGGCTGAGGCCTTGCTCAGGGCGGTATAGAATCCGATGACGCTGATGGTCAGGAACACGCCCGCGATTAGCAGCATCAGGGTGGCTTTATTACCGCCAAGGCCATCCGTGAAACTGGTGCCTTTGGCAGCCGCCCATATGATGGCAGCGGCGGTAAGGATGAGGTTGTTTATCACTACCGCGAGTTCGGGGGTGATATTGCGTAAGCTTATTTTGAGGAAGGTTATCATGAAGCCGTAGCTGACCATGGCGAGGAGGATCCAAGTCAGGTAACTCAAAGGTTCACTCCTTATAGTGCTACGCTTTGGTGCCGTAGATGCGTTGGGGTTCGACGATGACGACGGCTCGTTTGTCTTTGGTCATGGCCTTGTCGTAGTCATTCCAGTCCGGGTGTTCCTGGCCCGAGGCGGCGCGGTAGACGTCTCGGAGGGCCAGTCGAAGCTCTTCGTGGTCGGTGTTGTCGCGGTCCATGATTTTGGCCTGGCCCTCCAGGACCACGTAGCCCCACCAGTCCTGCTGGGACACGAGGATAGAGCACTTGGGGTTGCGTTTGAGATTGGCGAGCTTGGCCCTGCCGGCGGTGGTGGTGAAGGCTACACCTTCTTTGAATGGGCCGCAGCTAACGAGGCTCATCTGTACGGCCCCGTCCTTGCGGAAGGTGGATACTACGCCGTAGTGGTTCTGTTTGATGAAGCGTTTGACTTTATCTGGCAGCATATTCGACCCCCACACT is a genomic window of SAR202 cluster bacterium containing:
- a CDS encoding PPOX class F420-dependent oxidoreductase, which codes for MLPDKVKRFIKQNHYGVVSTFRKDGAVQMSLVSCGPFKEGVAFTTTAGRAKLANLKRNPKCSILVSQQDWWGYVVLEGQAKIMDRDNTDHEELRLALRDVYRAASGQEHPDWNDYDKAMTKDKRAVVIVEPQRIYGTKA